Proteins encoded within one genomic window of Planctomycetia bacterium:
- a CDS encoding DUF4276 family protein, translating into MTYFEVLVEGASDVSAVREVLTRKFQLVEDVDFRIHPHRGRGNLPVNPLARPDPKQQTLLHQLPAKLKGFSYLGANCCVVVVVDADDTPCVEFLAQLKGMLEQLPRKPQRVLFRLAIEETESWFIADDHAIRSAFPNAKTQPLRAIPPDAVVGAWEMLADALRIRRKDVTGADKFVWAVQIVPHLNLDQPRSPSLRKLIQGIDHELHRNVAP; encoded by the coding sequence GTGACGTATTTCGAAGTACTCGTCGAGGGCGCCTCGGACGTTTCGGCCGTGCGCGAGGTGCTGACGCGAAAGTTTCAGCTCGTCGAGGATGTGGACTTTCGCATCCATCCCCATCGCGGTCGCGGGAACCTGCCGGTGAATCCCCTTGCAAGACCCGACCCAAAACAACAAACCCTGTTGCACCAATTGCCCGCGAAACTCAAGGGCTTCTCTTATCTCGGGGCGAATTGCTGTGTCGTCGTGGTGGTGGACGCGGACGACACACCCTGCGTCGAATTTCTGGCGCAGCTCAAAGGCATGCTGGAGCAGTTGCCGCGAAAGCCGCAGCGGGTTTTGTTCAGGTTGGCGATCGAGGAGACCGAGAGCTGGTTCATTGCCGACGATCATGCAATTCGCAGTGCCTTTCCTAACGCGAAGACTCAGCCGCTTAGGGCCATCCCACCGGACGCGGTTGTTGGCGCGTGGGAAATGCTGGCCGATGCGCTGCGCATTCGACGAAAAGATGTAACGGGCGCGGACAAGTTTGTCTGGGCGGTTCAGATCGTGCCCCACCTCAATCTGGATCAGCCTCGTTCTCCAAGCCTGCGCAAGCTGATTCAGGGTATCGACCATGAGTTGCATAGGAATGTTGCGCCGTGA